Proteins from a single region of Chlamydia buteonis:
- a CDS encoding MlaD family protein, translating into MSKEDRKSIFFGVFLCVGILGLFSVMLFTPKSRGDGKQEIHVAFTHLSGVSKGMNVCLAGKIIGSVASVHNIMDKGISQDSGQLYCYELVLKIDSGIALYKDDTFAMYSPKIIGESIVNIIPGKIRAENNRLYSQDLVYGNNIDPIEKLIQFVDKADKALGKLETETVHIYEKLSSLIDDEKDSSLIKQARLATESIHKSANRLADCLDGERISRLDGLMSDCRDIASTVKDYGLLYQYNSQWKKQQKTKDKKKKLLQKQEVALENR; encoded by the coding sequence ATGTCTAAGGAAGATCGTAAATCAATATTTTTTGGAGTATTTCTTTGTGTAGGAATTCTAGGTTTATTTTCTGTCATGCTATTCACTCCCAAAAGTCGTGGGGATGGAAAACAAGAAATCCATGTTGCCTTTACTCACCTTAGTGGAGTAAGTAAAGGAATGAATGTTTGTCTAGCAGGTAAGATTATTGGTTCTGTAGCTTCTGTGCACAATATTATGGATAAGGGAATTTCCCAAGATTCCGGACAATTGTATTGCTACGAACTCGTTTTGAAAATTGATTCGGGAATAGCTCTTTATAAAGACGATACTTTTGCTATGTATTCTCCTAAAATTATAGGAGAATCTATAGTGAATATTATTCCTGGAAAGATAAGAGCTGAAAACAATCGCTTATACTCTCAGGATTTAGTCTACGGTAATAATATTGATCCTATTGAGAAATTGATACAGTTTGTCGATAAAGCTGACAAAGCCTTGGGGAAGCTCGAAACAGAAACTGTACATATTTACGAAAAATTATCTTCCTTGATTGATGATGAGAAAGACTCTTCATTAATCAAGCAGGCTCGATTAGCAACAGAGTCTATACACAAAAGTGCTAACAGATTAGCGGATTGCTTAGATGGTGAGCGTATTTCCCGTCTCGATGGGCTAATGAGTGACTGCCGGGATATCGCTAGTACCGTGAAAGATTACGGATTATTATATCAATACAACTCGCAATGGAAAAAACAGCAAAAAACAAAAGATAAGAAAAAAAAATTATTACAGAAGCAAGAAGTCGCTTTGGAAAATAGATAG
- a CDS encoding ABC transporter ATP-binding protein, translating to MVEPWISVDRIYKSYCNTEGQGHTVLHGISLQVFPDELLVILGKSGTGKSVLLRHIIGLEVPDSGEVRYAKELTHKGRLKDFTIGMVFQGGALFDFLSVRENVAFGLHAYNDRYKIFSQSEINVKVDQALSNVGLSYAAEFMPSKLSGGMVKRVALARSLVYSPKLVLYDEPTAGLDPMTSREMIHLIFQLRKEQGIGGIIITHDITLALALADRIAIHDKGTIPRIYTKEEFIKTDDALVRQFFAGHQHGEMLIKEG from the coding sequence ATGGTAGAACCCTGGATTTCTGTAGATCGCATTTATAAGAGTTATTGTAATACTGAAGGTCAAGGCCATACGGTACTGCATGGGATTTCTTTGCAGGTATTTCCTGATGAGTTGTTGGTAATTCTAGGAAAATCCGGCACAGGAAAAAGCGTGCTTCTTCGGCATATTATAGGGTTAGAGGTTCCAGACTCTGGAGAAGTGCGCTATGCTAAAGAACTTACTCATAAAGGGCGTTTAAAAGATTTTACTATTGGCATGGTGTTTCAGGGAGGAGCTCTCTTTGATTTTCTTTCTGTTAGAGAAAATGTTGCTTTCGGTCTTCATGCATATAATGACCGGTATAAGATATTTTCCCAAAGCGAGATCAACGTTAAGGTGGATCAAGCTTTGTCTAATGTAGGATTAAGTTATGCTGCCGAGTTTATGCCGAGTAAATTATCTGGGGGTATGGTAAAGCGAGTCGCCTTAGCCCGATCTTTAGTCTATTCTCCTAAGCTTGTCCTTTATGATGAGCCTACAGCAGGTTTAGATCCTATGACTAGTCGGGAAATGATACACTTAATTTTCCAATTGCGAAAAGAACAGGGAATAGGAGGTATAATCATTACTCATGATATTACATTAGCATTAGCACTTGCAGATCGAATTGCTATCCATGATAAAGGAACTATACCCCGCATCTACACAAAGGAAGAATTTATAAAGACAGATGATGCTTTGGTTAGGCAATTCTTTGCCGGTCATCAGCATGGTGAAATGCTGATTAAGGAGGGCTAA
- a CDS encoding MlaE family ABC transporter permease: protein MEAKKRARIFQILCVFPLELGRWMGFTCAVIKSLSWKKSLLRSISIQGYDIGVASLPVVMLTGAVTGIVLALQSYYQLGIHGLSCAIGFFVVKSILVEIGPVLTALALSGRVGGAISAFLGTMRMTEQVSAMETLGVNPLEYFALPRIIAGIIAMPALVIAAVWSGIFCGYLLCRYAFQLPAQVYLHMVSGNVFISDIVMVIVKSLVFGFIITSLACYQGLGKHCRITDVAKVTTAGVVTSYISILFANCVITAFFHVLGY from the coding sequence ATGGAGGCAAAAAAACGCGCTCGTATTTTCCAAATACTTTGTGTTTTTCCTTTGGAATTAGGCAGATGGATGGGGTTCACTTGTGCAGTTATAAAAAGCTTATCATGGAAGAAGAGCTTATTGCGATCTATAAGTATTCAAGGTTATGATATCGGTGTAGCTTCTTTACCAGTCGTGATGCTTACTGGAGCTGTAACAGGAATCGTTTTGGCTTTGCAGTCCTATTATCAATTGGGAATACATGGATTGTCCTGTGCTATAGGATTTTTCGTGGTAAAAAGTATTTTAGTAGAAATAGGTCCTGTTCTTACCGCTCTCGCTCTTTCTGGAAGAGTAGGAGGAGCAATTTCTGCTTTCTTAGGAACTATGCGCATGACCGAACAAGTTAGCGCAATGGAAACTTTAGGAGTAAATCCTTTAGAATACTTTGCCTTACCAAGAATTATCGCAGGTATTATTGCTATGCCCGCTTTGGTGATTGCTGCAGTTTGGTCAGGGATCTTTTGTGGGTATTTACTCTGTCGTTATGCTTTTCAATTGCCAGCACAGGTATATTTACACATGGTCTCTGGGAATGTATTCATATCCGATATTGTGATGGTCATTGTGAAGTCCTTAGTATTCGGATTTATTATCACATCTTTAGCTTGTTATCAGGGATTAGGGAAACATTGCCGCATTACAGATGTTGCTAAGGTAACTACTGCAGGAGTTGTGACCTCATATATTTCTATTCTATTTGCTAATTGTGTGATTACAGCATTCTTTCATGTTCTAGGTTACTAG
- a CDS encoding aspartate aminotransferase family protein, with protein MSVIEESTMTYAEACRYFPGGVNSPIRACIPVGIIPPIVSSAYRDIFIDSFGKTFIDFCGSWGSLIHGHGHPKILDVICNSASQGTSYGLTSENEISLAATLFSCLELKDNKVRFVSSGTEATMTAVRLACATTGRSIIIKFLGCYHGHADILLKGIAIDESNIHQVPHIVDTYFLGNPYLPLNLILPYNDLQIFEEVMLQVGERVACVIFEPIAINMGVVLPKPGFIEGVTTTSRRFSALTIMDEVVTGFRMGIRGVRSIMDVDSDITVYGKILGGGMPVAAFLAHHSIMDHLLPLGKVFQAGTLSGNPIAMAVGKASIELCREVDFYPKLENLAQSFFAPIEDVIRNRGFPVSLVRVGSMFSFFFRETPPKNLSEVQECDQQMFGVFYRRVFAQGVYLSPASMEASFLSSVHSKENLAYTQNVLIDSLVTTFDSL; from the coding sequence ATGTCAGTTATTGAAGAGTCAACTATGACTTACGCAGAAGCTTGCCGCTATTTTCCTGGAGGAGTCAATTCTCCGATACGCGCGTGTATTCCTGTGGGGATTATTCCTCCCATTGTCTCTAGTGCTTACCGTGACATTTTCATAGACAGTTTTGGTAAGACGTTTATAGATTTTTGTGGGTCTTGGGGATCGTTAATACACGGTCATGGCCATCCAAAAATTTTAGATGTTATTTGTAATTCAGCATCTCAAGGCACCTCTTATGGTCTAACTTCAGAAAACGAAATTTCTCTAGCAGCAACATTATTTTCCTGTTTGGAGTTAAAGGACAATAAGGTGCGGTTTGTCTCATCTGGTACGGAAGCTACAATGACCGCTGTGCGTCTTGCTTGCGCAACTACAGGTCGTTCCATAATTATTAAATTTTTAGGATGCTATCATGGACATGCCGATATTTTGTTAAAAGGAATCGCTATAGATGAGAGTAATATACACCAAGTTCCTCATATTGTAGATACCTACTTTTTGGGAAATCCTTATTTGCCTCTGAATTTGATCTTGCCCTACAACGATTTGCAGATTTTCGAAGAAGTTATGCTTCAGGTAGGGGAACGAGTTGCCTGTGTAATTTTTGAACCTATAGCTATCAATATGGGTGTTGTTCTCCCAAAGCCTGGATTTATTGAGGGTGTTACAACTACAAGTCGCAGGTTTTCAGCTCTAACGATTATGGATGAAGTGGTGACAGGATTCCGCATGGGAATTCGGGGTGTGCGCTCTATAATGGATGTAGATTCTGATATTACTGTATATGGGAAAATCTTGGGAGGAGGTATGCCGGTAGCTGCATTCCTGGCCCACCATAGTATTATGGATCATTTACTTCCTCTAGGAAAGGTATTTCAAGCAGGAACACTTTCTGGGAATCCTATTGCTATGGCTGTAGGAAAAGCTTCCATAGAGCTATGCCGTGAAGTAGATTTTTACCCTAAATTAGAGAATCTTGCACAAAGTTTCTTTGCTCCTATAGAAGATGTAATTCGTAATCGAGGTTTTCCAGTATCTTTAGTGAGAGTAGGTTCGATGTTTTCATTTTTCTTTAGAGAAACACCCCCGAAAAATCTCAGTGAAGTTCAGGAATGTGATCAACAAATGTTCGGAGTATTTTATCGTCGTGTCTTTGCTCAGGGAGTGTATTTATCCCCGGCCTCTATGGAAGCGAGCTTTCTTTCTTCTGTACATAGTAAGGAAAATCTAGCCTATACTCAAAATGTGCTTATTGATAGTTTAGTGACAACATTTGATAGCCTTTAA
- a CDS encoding YqgE/AlgH family protein, with the protein MAKIPYAILEKGSLLLASPDTDQGVFTRSVILLCEHSLNGSFGLILNKTLGLEISDDIFTFDKVSNNNIRFCMGGPLQANQMMLLHSCSEIPEQTLEICPSVYLGGDLSFLQEIASSETGPMINLCFGYSGWQAGQLEREFLDGNWFLAPASYEYVFTDCPENLWSMILKDLGGKYASLSTVPENLLLN; encoded by the coding sequence ATGGCCAAAATTCCCTATGCTATTTTAGAGAAAGGTTCGTTATTACTAGCTTCTCCTGATACAGATCAGGGAGTATTTACTCGTAGTGTAATTTTGTTATGTGAGCATAGCCTCAATGGTTCTTTTGGTCTCATTTTAAATAAGACATTGGGTTTAGAAATATCCGACGATATTTTTACTTTTGATAAAGTATCAAATAACAATATCCGTTTTTGTATGGGAGGTCCCTTACAAGCGAATCAGATGATGCTTTTGCATTCCTGTTCAGAAATTCCCGAACAAACTTTGGAAATTTGCCCTTCCGTATATTTAGGAGGGGATCTATCTTTTTTACAAGAGATTGCTTCTAGTGAGACAGGACCTATGATCAATCTATGTTTTGGTTATAGTGGTTGGCAAGCAGGACAATTGGAAAGAGAATTCCTTGATGGGAATTGGTTTTTAGCTCCTGCAAGTTATGAATATGTATTTACAGATTGTCCTGAAAATCTTTGGTCTATGATTCTTAAAGATTTAGGAGGTAAGTATGCTTCACTATCTACAGTTCCTGAGAATCTTTTGTTAAATTAG
- a CDS encoding bifunctional nuclease family protein: MSIEKELLQDTPLVLLNFYKLVSFCHYAGIVLGTEEKKFAIYGHVSMGQAFQNSDPTHFALSRPLTHDLLNFVFSGFDIHVLRVVISDYKDNIFYTRMFLEQKQGDFLYITDVDARPSDSIPLALTHKVPILCVKSVFDAAVAYEE, encoded by the coding sequence ATGAGTATAGAAAAAGAGCTGCTCCAAGATACCCCTTTGGTTTTACTTAATTTTTATAAGTTAGTCAGCTTTTGTCATTACGCAGGAATAGTCTTAGGTACCGAAGAAAAAAAATTTGCGATATATGGGCATGTATCTATGGGGCAGGCTTTTCAAAATTCTGATCCTACGCATTTTGCCTTGTCAAGACCATTGACCCATGATTTACTAAATTTTGTTTTTTCAGGTTTTGATATTCATGTATTGCGTGTTGTGATTAGTGATTACAAGGATAACATTTTTTATACGCGTATGTTTTTAGAGCAAAAACAAGGGGATTTCCTCTATATCACCGATGTTGATGCTCGCCCGAGCGATAGCATCCCTTTAGCGCTTACACATAAAGTTCCTATTCTTTGTGTGAAGTCTGTGTTTGATGCTGCTGTAGCTTATGAAGAATAG
- the rpiA gene encoding ribose 5-phosphate isomerase A encodes MKEDPYLEVKKQLALEAADLVEPGMLLGLGSGSTSREFIKAVANKHKQENLDIHAVASSKESYSLAMNLGIPLVDDEEFMEIDLAVDGADEIDPQLRMIKGGGGAIFREKILLQSSRRRLILADESKHVKVLGKFGLPIEISPFGRSSIIATLQSLGYLGNLRKNPRGGFFITNNGNYIYDIHTPNVYPHPEEDLLKLLQIHGIIEVGFVIANVEVWFGYANGQIGKKNTGRV; translated from the coding sequence GTGAAAGAAGATCCCTATTTAGAAGTAAAAAAACAGTTAGCTCTTGAAGCAGCAGACTTGGTGGAGCCAGGAATGCTTTTGGGATTAGGGAGTGGCTCGACATCTAGAGAATTTATCAAAGCTGTTGCTAACAAGCATAAGCAAGAAAATTTAGATATTCATGCTGTTGCTTCTTCAAAAGAGTCGTATTCTCTAGCCATGAATTTAGGAATTCCTTTAGTTGATGACGAAGAGTTCATGGAAATAGATCTTGCTGTTGATGGTGCTGATGAAATCGATCCCCAATTGCGCATGATTAAAGGTGGTGGTGGAGCAATTTTTCGTGAGAAGATCTTATTACAATCAAGTCGGCGACGGCTGATACTTGCAGATGAAAGTAAACATGTTAAGGTTTTAGGGAAATTTGGTCTTCCTATAGAAATTAGTCCTTTTGGTAGATCTTCTATTATTGCTACTTTGCAAAGTTTGGGGTATCTAGGGAATTTAAGAAAAAATCCTCGTGGAGGATTTTTTATCACCAATAACGGAAATTATATTTACGATATTCATACTCCGAATGTATATCCTCATCCCGAGGAAGACCTGCTGAAGCTGCTACAAATTCATGGTATTATTGAAGTCGGGTTTGTTATAGCGAACGTTGAGGTATGGTTTGGTTATGCCAACGGTCAGATTGGTAAAAAGAACACCGGTAGAGTATGA
- a CDS encoding DUF1389 domain-containing protein: protein MHPLQAPSYLGSNAVSILVKERRPQPSITDSLRKYALAVGNSVFLALITTFATLMICGLTQPVIIVGLIISIILLCVSLGLLIYRTYELKFRPSIPQGFASIIKREFPSVIYDFVIRERLSLQEFRAAISGLSSGEFVFPSHKCQEKVERFGLERLKTACQGIHLPDLEKLLLRSCPLYFLGKFIELGSRELAQAEDMEPEVYWVCRTGLSSCLDTAFHHYTWLLAQVVSEFEYESLLNHAHNGTWNEAQPIVESIRSRLIAILPDVFVDSFHVDHGWVSYCLNTYPLDWLLFLCKHGVSWEQLQLLKEVECRHVVFLSLFNEENGGMNLARLMLATYPYIHQEGSEFDSSLALLTWDEWIHYYEKNKESPKWHFYDQTLSFLNKSSNKELVERHDLSHIPIYSLNRTTGERTLN, encoded by the coding sequence ATGCATCCTTTACAGGCACCTTCTTATTTAGGATCTAATGCTGTTTCAATATTAGTAAAAGAACGCAGGCCACAGCCTTCTATTACGGATAGTTTACGTAAATATGCTTTAGCTGTAGGAAATAGTGTTTTTCTTGCTTTAATTACTACTTTCGCAACTTTGATGATTTGTGGATTGACTCAACCTGTAATTATAGTTGGTTTGATAATCTCGATAATTCTTTTGTGTGTCTCTTTGGGCTTATTGATTTATCGTACGTATGAGTTAAAGTTTAGACCTTCTATTCCTCAAGGTTTTGCTTCTATAATTAAACGTGAATTCCCTTCGGTTATTTATGATTTCGTTATTCGGGAAAGGTTGTCTCTGCAAGAGTTTCGTGCAGCTATATCGGGACTATCTTCTGGAGAATTTGTGTTCCCATCACACAAGTGTCAAGAAAAAGTAGAGAGGTTTGGTCTTGAGCGCTTAAAAACAGCTTGTCAGGGAATACATCTGCCTGATTTAGAAAAACTATTATTAAGGAGCTGTCCTTTGTACTTTCTGGGTAAGTTTATAGAGCTGGGGTCTAGAGAGCTTGCTCAGGCAGAGGATATGGAGCCTGAAGTGTATTGGGTATGCCGCACAGGATTATCTAGTTGCTTAGATACTGCTTTTCATCATTATACTTGGCTTTTGGCTCAAGTAGTTTCTGAATTTGAATACGAAAGTTTATTAAATCATGCTCACAATGGTACTTGGAATGAAGCACAGCCTATAGTTGAAAGCATTCGTTCTCGACTTATAGCTATTCTTCCGGATGTGTTTGTTGACAGTTTTCATGTTGATCATGGTTGGGTGTCCTATTGTTTAAATACCTACCCACTCGATTGGTTGCTGTTCTTATGTAAACACGGTGTTTCTTGGGAGCAATTACAGTTACTTAAAGAAGTGGAATGTAGACATGTGGTTTTCCTGTCTTTATTCAATGAGGAAAATGGAGGCATGAATTTGGCACGCCTCATGCTTGCTACATACCCGTATATTCATCAAGAAGGCTCTGAGTTTGATTCTTCATTGGCTCTACTTACTTGGGACGAGTGGATTCACTATTATGAGAAGAATAAAGAAAGCCCTAAATGGCATTTTTATGATCAGACGCTATCATTCTTAAACAAGAGTAGTAATAAAGAACTTGTAGAGAGACACGATCTCTCTCATATTCCTATTTATTCCTTAAATCGCACTACAGGAGAAAGGACGCTGAATTAG
- a CDS encoding Nif3-like dinuclear metal center hexameric protein, with amino-acid sequence MKIADLLVYLNDLFSPESFPDYCPNGLQVGSTSADVQKIAVGVTADLSTILATIEIEANVLIVHHGLFWKGMPYPIRGMLYDRIQHLIKHDIQLLAYHLPLDAHPIIGNNWKVAHDLKWTNLQPFGSFLPHLGVQGSLSPTPIQLFIENLSNYYQSPIKAQALGGREIISSAALISGGAYKELSQAVLCNVDCFITGNFDEPAWSTAMENHLHFLAFGHTATEKIGPKALAHYLQTNLQISSTFIDTDNPF; translated from the coding sequence ATGAAAATTGCTGATCTTCTAGTCTACTTAAACGATCTATTCTCTCCGGAATCATTTCCTGATTACTGTCCTAATGGACTGCAAGTAGGCAGCACAAGTGCTGATGTTCAAAAGATAGCAGTTGGAGTAACTGCTGATTTGTCCACTATACTGGCCACTATTGAAATAGAAGCTAATGTCTTGATTGTCCATCATGGCTTATTCTGGAAAGGAATGCCCTATCCCATCAGAGGCATGCTCTATGATCGAATACAACACTTGATCAAACATGACATACAATTATTAGCCTATCACCTACCCCTGGATGCTCATCCCATTATTGGGAACAACTGGAAGGTAGCTCATGATTTAAAATGGACCAATCTTCAACCATTCGGGAGCTTTCTTCCACATCTTGGAGTTCAAGGATCCCTCTCTCCTACGCCCATACAACTTTTTATAGAAAACTTATCCAACTACTACCAATCTCCAATAAAAGCTCAAGCACTTGGCGGTAGAGAAATCATTTCTTCTGCAGCACTGATTTCTGGAGGAGCTTATAAAGAGTTATCTCAAGCTGTTCTTTGCAACGTAGATTGCTTTATCACGGGAAATTTTGATGAACCAGCATGGTCTACTGCCATGGAAAATCATTTACACTTTCTAGCGTTTGGACATACCGCAACAGAAAAAATAGGACCAAAAGCTCTTGCTCACTACTTACAAACAAACCTACAAATTTCCTCAACATTTATTGATACCGACAATCCATTTTAA
- the pepF gene encoding oligoendopeptidase F, whose translation MTVELNKQQVRPRSEISPQDCWDISPLYLNREAWKTDLDSFGLKTDGSPTWPALQATQYQLKNSESLLSLLTTLFSIERKLDKLYVYAHLVHDQDITNQEGIADLKSITHLCTLFAEEVSWVQPALTSLSESLIAQHLSAPCLAPYRFYLEKIFRLSIHTGTPGEEKILASAFTPLEVASKAFSSLSDSEIPFGQATDSEGNSHPLSHALASLYMQSTDRELRKTSYLAQCERYHSYRHTFANLLNGKIQAHLFYAKNKRYNSCLEAALYHNNIPITVYTNLIDIVKKNSSLVTKYFSIKQQCLNLEDFHFYDVYAPLSQSEEKKYSFKEAVDLIYTSLSPLGTEYIDILKQGLTTQGWVDKYENLNKRSGAYSSGCYDSHPYILLNYTGTLYDVSVIAHEGGHSMHSYFSRKNQPFHDAQYPIFLAEIASTLNEMLLMDSMLKDSDSKEEKITILTRCLDTIFSTLFRQVLFASFEYEIHNAAEQGIPLTEEYLSSTYKNLQNEFYGEIITFDVLSNIEWARIPHFYYNFYVYQYATGIIAALCFLEKILNNEDNALNSYLNFLKSGGSDFPLEILKKSGLDMGTIEPIQKAFCFIERKIQELSSLI comes from the coding sequence ATGACCGTAGAATTAAACAAGCAACAAGTCCGTCCAAGAAGTGAAATTTCCCCTCAAGATTGTTGGGATATCAGCCCCTTATATCTAAATAGAGAAGCATGGAAAACAGACCTTGATTCTTTCGGATTAAAAACAGACGGCTCACCTACATGGCCTGCTCTTCAAGCAACGCAATACCAACTTAAAAATTCAGAATCTCTACTATCCTTATTAACCACACTCTTCTCTATTGAGAGGAAATTGGACAAACTCTATGTTTACGCTCATCTAGTTCATGACCAGGACATTACAAACCAAGAGGGCATTGCAGATCTTAAATCTATCACACATCTATGCACCTTATTTGCTGAAGAAGTCTCTTGGGTACAACCTGCTTTAACCAGCTTATCTGAATCTCTAATTGCTCAGCATTTATCGGCTCCCTGTTTAGCTCCCTATAGATTCTATTTAGAGAAAATCTTTAGACTATCTATACACACAGGCACTCCTGGAGAAGAAAAAATTCTTGCTTCTGCCTTTACTCCTCTTGAAGTAGCAAGTAAGGCATTTTCTTCTTTAAGTGACTCTGAAATTCCCTTTGGGCAAGCCACAGACTCAGAAGGCAACTCCCACCCTCTTTCTCACGCACTTGCTTCATTGTATATGCAATCTACAGATCGGGAATTACGAAAAACATCCTACCTAGCACAATGTGAAAGATACCACAGTTACCGACATACTTTTGCTAACTTACTTAATGGGAAAATCCAAGCACATTTATTTTACGCAAAAAATAAAAGGTATAACTCATGCTTAGAAGCTGCATTATACCACAACAATATTCCGATAACCGTGTACACGAACCTTATTGATATCGTGAAGAAAAATTCTTCACTGGTCACGAAGTACTTTTCCATTAAACAACAATGCTTAAATCTAGAAGATTTCCATTTTTATGACGTTTATGCTCCCCTAAGTCAGTCCGAAGAGAAAAAATATTCGTTCAAAGAAGCTGTGGATCTTATCTATACTAGCCTTTCTCCTCTAGGAACTGAATATATTGATATCTTAAAACAGGGGTTAACAACTCAAGGCTGGGTAGATAAATACGAAAATCTTAATAAACGATCTGGAGCATATTCTTCGGGATGTTACGATAGCCACCCTTATATCCTCCTAAACTATACGGGAACCCTTTATGATGTATCTGTAATTGCCCACGAAGGAGGGCACAGTATGCACTCGTATTTTAGTAGGAAGAATCAACCTTTCCATGACGCTCAATATCCTATTTTCCTTGCTGAAATTGCTTCTACCTTAAATGAAATGCTTCTTATGGATTCAATGCTTAAGGACAGCGACTCAAAAGAAGAGAAAATCACAATTCTGACAAGATGTTTGGATACCATCTTCTCTACACTATTCCGTCAGGTATTATTCGCCTCTTTTGAATACGAAATTCATAACGCAGCAGAACAAGGGATTCCTCTAACTGAAGAATACCTATCCTCAACTTACAAGAATTTACAAAATGAATTTTACGGCGAAATTATCACATTTGATGTCCTGTCTAACATAGAGTGGGCAAGAATTCCTCATTTCTATTACAATTTCTACGTATATCAATATGCAACGGGCATTATAGCCGCCCTGTGCTTTTTAGAAAAAATTCTTAACAACGAAGATAATGCTCTTAACTCGTATCTTAACTTTTTAAAAAGCGGTGGATCGGATTTCCCCTTAGAAATCTTAAAAAAATCAGGATTAGATATGGGCACAATTGAGCCAATCCAAAAGGCTTTTTGTTTTATTGAGAGAAAAATTCAAGAGCTATCATCTTTAATTTGA
- a CDS encoding co-chaperone GroES, producing MSDQATTFRIKPLGDRILVKREEEDSTSRGGIILPDTAKKKQDRAEVLALGTGKRDKDGQVLPFEVKVGDTVLIDKYAGQELTIDGEDYVIVQESEVMAVLK from the coding sequence ATGTCAGATCAAGCAACGACCTTTAGGATTAAGCCCCTGGGCGATAGAATTTTAGTGAAAAGAGAAGAGGAAGATTCTACATCGCGCGGCGGCATCATTTTACCTGATACAGCAAAGAAAAAACAAGACCGAGCAGAAGTGCTAGCCCTAGGAACAGGGAAGCGTGATAAAGACGGTCAAGTCCTACCTTTTGAAGTTAAAGTAGGTGACACTGTTTTAATAGATAAATACGCGGGACAAGAACTTACCATCGATGGTGAGGATTACGTCATTGTTCAAGAAAGCGAAGTTATGGCAGTTCTCAAGTAA